The following are from one region of the Planctomonas sp. JC2975 genome:
- a CDS encoding ABC transporter permease subunit: protein MTAAIGTLNTPAPAASPLDGIRLRFGGVLRSEWIKLRSLRSTVWCLGIVIVLAVGVAGASAALLHLENPSTMSSDIANGYLVSAATVGLAFTQLAVAVLGVLVISGEYATGMIRSTYTADPRRLGAYFGKFIVLAVVVFVVGIVTEGVSAILATVIFHARGLEADLTAPSVLLPLLGGALYLTLIAVLAFAIGSVLRSSAGGIATILGMLLVLPVVAGLIAGLTQAKWVANVASFLPASAGDTLYAYTPPNSTHVEVSNGIISLEAWQGGLVLLAWVVVVTILGAILTKRRDV, encoded by the coding sequence ATGACCGCCGCGATCGGCACCCTGAACACGCCAGCTCCCGCCGCGAGCCCCCTGGACGGGATCCGCCTGCGCTTCGGCGGCGTCCTGCGATCCGAATGGATCAAGCTGCGCAGCCTCCGCTCGACGGTGTGGTGCCTCGGCATCGTCATCGTGCTCGCGGTCGGCGTGGCCGGAGCATCCGCCGCGCTCCTCCATCTCGAGAACCCGTCGACGATGAGTTCGGACATCGCCAACGGATACCTCGTCTCAGCGGCGACCGTCGGTCTCGCCTTCACCCAGCTCGCGGTCGCCGTGCTCGGAGTGCTCGTGATCAGCGGCGAGTATGCGACGGGAATGATCCGTTCGACGTACACCGCCGACCCGCGCCGTCTCGGCGCGTACTTCGGCAAGTTCATCGTGCTCGCGGTCGTCGTCTTCGTCGTCGGCATCGTCACGGAGGGCGTCTCGGCCATCCTGGCAACGGTGATCTTCCACGCTCGCGGCCTCGAGGCCGACCTGACGGCGCCGAGCGTCCTGCTCCCGCTGCTGGGCGGCGCCCTCTACCTGACGCTGATCGCCGTGCTCGCCTTCGCGATCGGATCCGTGCTGCGCAGCTCGGCGGGCGGAATCGCGACCATCCTCGGCATGCTGCTGGTGCTGCCGGTCGTCGCCGGCCTCATCGCCGGCCTCACCCAGGCGAAGTGGGTGGCGAACGTCGCATCATTCCTGCCTGCCAGCGCAGGCGACACGCTCTACGCGTACACACCGCCGAACTCCACGCACGTTGAGGTGTCCAACGGGATCATCTCGCTGGAAGCCTGGCAGGGCGGGCTCGTGCTGCTGGCGTGGGTCGTCGTCGTCACCATCCTGGGAGCGATCCTCACCAAGCGTCGCGACGTGTAG
- a CDS encoding mechanosensitive ion channel domain-containing protein, with the protein MIFTSLLPTANDVTNPTFWTRVLASLTDWGWRLLQVAVIVVISFLIAWLLRFVIRRVVRRIVSGVKNKQNVDDTQALTASPIAAVRVVQRTRTLGTVLSNIVNVVVAIVAIILSVNALNPNILGSFALLTAALGAGLGFGAQNIVKDVLNGLFMVMEDQLGVGDVVDLGPATGIVEVVGIRVTQIRDVNGTLWFVRNGEILRVGNMSQGWARVITDLAVPYDSDVDAIEDRMVKVATELATSPRWRSRIVEKPELWGIESITPDAVVLRVVLKTRTTAKDDVARELRKRLKDALDEMGVKLPSLTNVVLTGFDGAASISGAHPPRTRPNPVVTTEEPKPKRRRGKAAGQASASTTTTARTAATRGGAEGAAEPQPSESQTSERTATARHPQAITRPQPAQGHDPGPAPRNPSPGERGLENDHHDEGRP; encoded by the coding sequence ATGATTTTCACCTCGCTGCTGCCCACCGCGAACGACGTCACGAACCCGACCTTCTGGACCAGAGTGCTCGCCAGTCTCACGGACTGGGGATGGAGACTGCTGCAGGTCGCGGTCATCGTCGTGATCTCGTTCTTGATCGCTTGGCTCCTCCGCTTCGTGATCCGACGGGTCGTGCGACGCATCGTCTCAGGGGTGAAGAACAAGCAGAACGTCGACGACACTCAGGCGCTCACGGCGTCTCCCATCGCCGCCGTCCGCGTCGTACAGCGCACCCGCACCCTGGGAACCGTCCTCAGCAACATCGTCAACGTGGTCGTGGCGATCGTCGCGATCATCCTCAGCGTCAACGCTCTGAATCCGAACATTCTCGGCTCGTTCGCGCTGCTCACCGCCGCACTCGGCGCCGGTCTCGGCTTCGGCGCGCAGAACATCGTCAAGGACGTCCTGAACGGCCTGTTCATGGTCATGGAGGATCAGCTCGGCGTGGGCGATGTCGTCGACCTCGGTCCCGCGACGGGCATCGTCGAGGTGGTCGGCATCCGGGTGACGCAGATCCGCGACGTCAACGGCACGCTGTGGTTCGTGCGCAATGGCGAGATCCTTCGCGTCGGCAACATGTCCCAGGGCTGGGCACGGGTCATCACGGATCTCGCCGTGCCGTACGACAGCGACGTGGACGCGATCGAAGACCGCATGGTGAAGGTCGCAACGGAACTCGCGACGTCTCCACGGTGGCGGTCCCGCATCGTCGAGAAGCCGGAGCTGTGGGGCATCGAGTCCATCACTCCGGATGCCGTCGTGCTGCGCGTCGTGCTGAAGACCCGCACCACGGCGAAGGATGATGTCGCCCGCGAACTTCGCAAGCGCCTCAAGGACGCGCTCGACGAGATGGGCGTCAAGCTCCCGTCGCTGACCAACGTCGTGCTCACGGGATTCGACGGGGCAGCGAGCATCTCCGGAGCGCATCCACCGCGGACGCGCCCTAATCCGGTCGTGACCACCGAGGAACCGAAACCGAAGCGGCGACGCGGCAAGGCGGCCGGCCAGGCGTCGGCTTCGACCACGACAACGGCTCGGACAGCCGCGACGCGCGGCGGGGCTGAAGGGGCAGCGGAGCCGCAGCCATCCGAGTCGCAGACATCGGAACGGACCGCGACGGCCCGGCATCCGCAGGCCATCACCAGGCCGCAGCCGGCGCAAGGACACGACCCCGGCCCAGCGCCCCGCAATCCATCCCCCGGCGAACGCGGCCTGGAGAACGACCACCACGACGAAGGGCGACCGTGA
- a CDS encoding globin, whose product MSAGGESVQGNFYEQVGGHDAFRRLVEAFYREVAEDEVLRPMYPEQDLGPASDRLLMFLEQYWGGPTTYGELRGHPRLRMRHAPFKVNPEARDRWLAHMRSALDGLALPPLQDATLWSYLERAAHAMVNTFED is encoded by the coding sequence ATGTCCGCCGGCGGCGAGTCCGTCCAAGGCAACTTCTACGAGCAGGTCGGCGGACACGATGCGTTCCGCCGCCTGGTCGAGGCGTTCTACCGCGAAGTCGCCGAGGACGAGGTGCTGCGGCCGATGTATCCGGAACAGGACCTCGGTCCGGCTTCCGACCGTCTTCTCATGTTCCTCGAGCAGTACTGGGGCGGCCCGACGACGTACGGCGAGCTGCGCGGACATCCACGACTGCGCATGCGGCACGCCCCGTTCAAGGTGAACCCCGAGGCCCGCGACCGCTGGCTCGCGCACATGCGGTCCGCGCTCGACGGGCTCGCACTTCCACCGCTGCAGGACGCGACGCTCTGGTCGTACCTGGAGCGCGCGGCCCACGCGATGGTGAACACGTTCGAGGACTGA
- a CDS encoding FAD-binding dehydrogenase, with protein sequence MPPTTPAPASHPGDRADGPSPATAEVDAIIVGAGLAGLVTASELLERGKRVLVLEQEPPQSLGGQAFWSFGGLFLIDSPEQRRMGVHDSLELARQDWFGTAGFDREEDAWPRKWAEAYLEFAAGEKREWLRSKGVKLFPVVGWAERGSGTAGGHGNSVPRFHITWGTGPGILKPFIDRVHRGVNEGVATIAHRRRVDELVVEDGRVVGVRGSVLKPDDVERGVASNREVVGEFEYRAPAVVVTSGGIGGNHDLVRENWPARLGIPPERMLAGVPAHVDGRMIPIAQEAGARVINADRMWHYTEGIQNWNPVWQNHGIRILPGPSSLWFDAEGNRLPAPLFPGFDTLGTLEHIQQTGHDYTWFVLTQKILEKEFTLSGSEQNPDLTGKDLRLLLQRVRSGAPGPVEAFKQHGADFVVASSLPELFTGMHAIADAPFDEKAIERAVLEHDRELDNGFSKDAQLTAITSARRYRGDKLIRVASPHKFLDPKAGPLIAVKLHILTRKTLGGIETDLQGRAQNAQGTSVPGLYAAGEVSGFGGGGVHGYRSLEGTFLGGCLFSGRQAARGVLTDLG encoded by the coding sequence ATGCCCCCCACCACCCCCGCGCCCGCTTCCCATCCCGGGGACAGGGCCGATGGCCCATCGCCCGCGACCGCGGAGGTCGACGCGATCATCGTGGGCGCAGGACTCGCCGGCCTCGTGACGGCCTCCGAGCTGCTCGAGCGCGGCAAGCGCGTGCTCGTACTCGAGCAGGAACCGCCGCAGTCGCTCGGCGGGCAGGCCTTCTGGTCCTTCGGCGGTCTCTTCCTCATCGACTCGCCCGAGCAGCGGCGCATGGGAGTGCACGACTCCCTCGAGCTGGCGAGACAGGACTGGTTCGGCACCGCGGGCTTCGATCGCGAGGAAGACGCCTGGCCCCGCAAGTGGGCAGAGGCCTACCTGGAGTTCGCCGCGGGCGAGAAGCGGGAATGGCTGCGTTCCAAGGGCGTGAAACTCTTCCCCGTGGTCGGATGGGCCGAGCGCGGCAGCGGAACCGCCGGCGGCCACGGCAACTCCGTTCCACGCTTCCACATCACCTGGGGAACCGGCCCTGGCATCCTGAAGCCGTTCATCGACCGCGTGCACCGGGGCGTCAACGAGGGCGTCGCGACGATCGCGCACCGCCGCCGGGTCGACGAACTCGTCGTCGAGGACGGCCGCGTCGTCGGCGTGCGCGGCAGCGTGCTGAAGCCGGACGATGTCGAGCGCGGCGTCGCGAGCAACCGGGAGGTGGTCGGCGAGTTCGAGTACCGCGCACCAGCAGTCGTCGTGACCTCCGGCGGTATCGGCGGCAATCACGATCTGGTCCGCGAGAACTGGCCGGCGCGCCTTGGCATTCCCCCGGAGCGGATGCTCGCCGGTGTCCCTGCGCACGTCGACGGTCGCATGATCCCGATCGCACAAGAAGCCGGTGCACGCGTCATCAATGCGGACCGTATGTGGCATTACACCGAGGGGATCCAGAACTGGAATCCCGTGTGGCAGAACCACGGCATCCGCATCCTGCCCGGGCCGTCATCTCTGTGGTTCGACGCAGAGGGCAACCGGCTGCCTGCCCCGCTCTTCCCAGGGTTCGACACGCTCGGCACGCTGGAGCACATTCAGCAGACCGGCCACGACTACACGTGGTTCGTGCTGACGCAGAAGATCCTCGAGAAGGAGTTCACGCTCTCGGGCAGCGAGCAGAATCCCGATCTCACCGGCAAGGACCTGCGTCTGCTGCTGCAGCGCGTGCGCTCGGGAGCACCGGGTCCCGTCGAGGCGTTCAAGCAGCACGGAGCAGATTTCGTGGTCGCGTCCTCCCTGCCGGAGCTCTTCACAGGCATGCACGCCATCGCCGACGCGCCGTTCGACGAGAAGGCCATCGAACGCGCCGTGCTCGAGCACGACCGCGAGCTCGACAACGGCTTCTCGAAGGATGCGCAGCTCACCGCGATCACCTCGGCCAGGCGCTACCGCGGAGACAAGCTGATCCGGGTGGCCTCGCCGCACAAGTTCCTCGATCCCAAGGCCGGACCGCTCATCGCCGTGAAGCTGCACATCCTCACCCGCAAGACGCTGGGTGGCATCGAGACCGACCTGCAAGGTCGCGCACAGAACGCACAGGGCACGTCCGTGCCCGGCCTGTACGCCGCCGGCGAGGTGAGCGGCTTCGGCGGCGGCGGTGTCCACGGCTACCGGTCGCTGGAGGGCACGTTCCTCGGCGGATGCCTGTTCTCCGGCAGACAGGCCGCTCGCGGCGTGCTCACCGACCTCGGTTGA
- a CDS encoding acyl-CoA thioesterase II has translation MTQPLDGLLTALELTDTGARTDEDIFTGPSQWMPHGRVFGGQVLAQSVVAAMRTTPSERPIHSMHGYFLRPGDVNQPITFSVDRIHDGRSFSTRRTQAYQNGLPILSMIASFQVPDEGIDHQVDMPTDIPGPEEIPSDSDLLADVDHPVSRHWRDDRPFDLRHVTSPVYLTVEGEHVAHQAVWFKALGKLPDDPDLHRAALAYASDYSILEPVLRRHGVTWSTPGLKIASLDHAMWWHRFSRVDEWLLYVQESPSATSGRGLSLGRIYNRDGMLVANVAQEGMVRLPRG, from the coding sequence ATGACACAACCCCTCGACGGCCTGCTCACCGCCCTCGAACTCACCGACACCGGTGCCCGCACCGACGAGGACATCTTCACCGGGCCGAGCCAATGGATGCCGCACGGGCGCGTGTTCGGCGGTCAGGTCCTCGCCCAATCCGTCGTCGCAGCGATGCGCACGACGCCGTCGGAGCGCCCCATACACTCGATGCACGGATACTTCCTGCGCCCGGGCGATGTGAACCAGCCGATCACGTTCTCGGTTGATCGCATCCACGACGGCCGTTCGTTCTCGACGCGGCGCACGCAGGCGTATCAGAACGGCTTGCCCATCCTGTCCATGATCGCGTCGTTCCAGGTGCCGGACGAGGGGATCGACCACCAAGTCGACATGCCGACGGACATCCCCGGACCCGAGGAAATCCCGAGCGACTCCGACCTGCTCGCCGACGTCGACCATCCGGTCAGCCGCCACTGGCGGGACGACCGCCCCTTCGACCTCCGGCACGTGACCAGTCCCGTGTACCTCACGGTCGAGGGCGAGCACGTCGCCCACCAGGCGGTCTGGTTCAAGGCGCTCGGGAAGCTGCCCGACGACCCCGACCTGCACCGTGCTGCACTGGCGTATGCGAGCGACTACTCCATCCTCGAACCCGTGCTGCGCAGACATGGCGTGACCTGGTCGACTCCTGGGCTGAAGATCGCAAGCCTCGACCATGCCATGTGGTGGCACCGGTTCAGCCGCGTCGACGAATGGCTGCTCTACGTGCAGGAGTCCCCGAGCGCCACGAGCGGGCGAGGGCTCTCGCTCGGCCGCATCTACAACCGGGACGGAATGCTTGTGGCCAACGTGGCCCAGGAGGGCATGGTCCGCCTCCCCCGCGGTTAG
- a CDS encoding Rieske (2Fe-2S) protein, with the protein MTHQPSTSSTVTRRAALVGGAALSAATLAACTDQGGGASTGGNETVSGSTTIKLADVPVGGAVSAKIGDQPVLVSQPTKGSVAAFSAICTHAGCVVQPGNGELDCPCHGSRFNQTTGAVIQGPAAQPLAKLTASVDGAIITVKG; encoded by the coding sequence GTGACGCACCAGCCCAGCACCTCATCCACCGTCACCCGACGTGCGGCCCTCGTCGGCGGAGCGGCGCTGAGCGCTGCGACGCTCGCGGCCTGCACCGACCAGGGCGGTGGGGCCAGCACGGGCGGGAACGAAACGGTATCCGGTTCCACCACGATCAAGCTCGCCGACGTTCCCGTCGGCGGAGCCGTGTCCGCGAAGATCGGCGATCAGCCCGTTCTCGTGTCCCAGCCGACCAAGGGGTCCGTCGCGGCCTTCTCCGCAATCTGCACGCACGCCGGCTGCGTGGTCCAACCGGGCAACGGAGAGCTGGACTGCCCGTGCCACGGATCGCGGTTCAACCAGACGACGGGCGCCGTCATCCAGGGGCCGGCAGCGCAGCCGCTCGCCAAGCTGACGGCATCCGTCGACGGCGCGATCATCACCGTGAAGGGCTGA
- a CDS encoding thioesterase family protein, translated as MRLNVPIRLRWSDLDAYGHVNNAEMLRLLEEARIIALWSSGDDARPAVPGDVDSGEALSASTAVLDGRPGADTLSLIARQEIEYLAPIPYLRQPIDVQLWVGRMGGASLELCYEVRSPVGMEPATLYARAATTLVLVDAASGRPRRINERERAAWAPFEEAPIEFHRR; from the coding sequence ATGCGACTGAACGTTCCGATCCGGCTCCGCTGGAGCGACCTGGATGCCTACGGCCACGTCAACAACGCCGAGATGCTGCGACTCCTCGAGGAGGCGCGCATCATCGCGCTGTGGTCGAGCGGCGATGACGCGCGACCAGCCGTACCCGGCGATGTCGACTCCGGCGAGGCGCTCAGCGCGAGCACGGCCGTGTTGGACGGACGCCCGGGCGCGGACACGCTGAGCCTCATCGCGCGTCAGGAGATCGAATACCTCGCGCCCATCCCGTACCTGCGGCAACCGATCGACGTGCAGCTGTGGGTCGGTCGAATGGGTGGCGCCAGCCTCGAGCTCTGCTACGAGGTGCGGTCACCGGTCGGCATGGAGCCGGCCACTCTGTACGCCAGGGCCGCGACGACGCTCGTGCTGGTGGATGCGGCATCCGGTCGCCCGCGTCGCATCAACGAACGCGAGCGTGCCGCCTGGGCGCCTTTCGAGGAAGCACCGATCGAGTTCCATCGCCGCTGA
- the ettA gene encoding energy-dependent translational throttle protein EttA — protein MAEYIYSMVRARKAVGDKLILDDVTMAFLPGAKIGVVGPNGAGKSTILKIMAGLDQPSNGEAKLSPGYSVGILMQEPELDEGKTVLENVQQGVGEIKAKVDRFNEISAAMADPDADFDALLAEMGTLQEQIDAADAWDLDSQLEQAMDALRCPPSDTPVSVLSGGEKRRVALCKLLLQKPDLLLLDEPTNHLDAESVLWLEQHLKQYHGAVLAVTHDRYFLDHVAEWIAEVDRGHLYPYEGNYSTYLEKKRERLQVQGKKDAKLSKRLSEELEWVRSNAKGRQAKSKARLARYEEMAAEAERTRKLDFEEIQIPPGPRLGQIVIDAKSLQKGFGDRKLIDGLSFTLPRNGIVGVIGPNGVGKTTLFKTIVGLEPLDGGELKVGETVEISYVDQSRGGIDPNKTLWEVVSDGLDYIQVGKTEVPSRAYVSTFGFKGPDQQKKAGVLSGGERNRLNLALTLKQGGNLLLLDEPTNDLDVETLSSLENALLEFPGCAVVITHDRWFLDRIATHILAYEGTDENPADWYWFEGNFEAYEENKVQRLGPDAAKPHRSAYRKLTRD, from the coding sequence ATGGCCGAATATATCTACTCGATGGTCCGCGCCCGAAAGGCGGTGGGTGACAAGCTCATCCTCGACGACGTCACCATGGCGTTCCTGCCGGGAGCGAAGATCGGTGTGGTCGGCCCGAACGGTGCCGGTAAGTCCACGATCCTGAAGATCATGGCAGGGCTGGACCAGCCGTCGAACGGCGAGGCGAAGCTCAGCCCCGGATACAGCGTCGGCATCCTGATGCAGGAGCCCGAGCTCGACGAAGGCAAGACCGTGCTCGAGAACGTTCAGCAGGGCGTCGGTGAGATCAAGGCCAAGGTCGACAGGTTCAACGAGATCTCGGCCGCGATGGCGGATCCGGACGCCGACTTCGACGCGCTCCTGGCCGAGATGGGCACGCTGCAGGAGCAGATCGACGCGGCTGACGCATGGGACCTCGACTCGCAGCTCGAGCAGGCGATGGACGCCTTGCGCTGCCCGCCGTCGGACACCCCCGTGTCGGTGTTGTCGGGTGGAGAGAAGCGCCGCGTGGCGCTGTGCAAGCTCCTCCTTCAGAAGCCCGACCTGCTTCTGCTCGACGAGCCGACGAACCACCTCGACGCGGAGAGCGTGCTCTGGCTCGAGCAGCACTTGAAGCAGTATCACGGCGCCGTGCTCGCGGTGACGCACGACAGGTACTTCCTCGACCACGTTGCAGAGTGGATCGCCGAGGTCGACCGTGGCCACCTGTATCCGTACGAAGGCAACTACTCGACCTACCTCGAGAAGAAGCGCGAGCGTCTCCAGGTGCAGGGCAAGAAGGACGCGAAGCTGTCGAAGCGCCTCAGCGAGGAGCTCGAGTGGGTCCGCAGCAACGCGAAGGGCCGTCAGGCGAAGTCCAAGGCGCGCCTCGCCCGGTACGAGGAGATGGCTGCCGAGGCGGAGCGCACGCGCAAGCTCGACTTCGAGGAGATCCAGATTCCGCCGGGGCCGCGCCTTGGCCAGATCGTGATCGACGCGAAGAGCCTGCAGAAGGGATTCGGCGACCGCAAGCTCATCGACGGCCTCAGCTTCACGCTGCCGCGCAACGGCATCGTCGGCGTCATCGGTCCGAACGGCGTCGGCAAGACCACCCTGTTCAAGACGATTGTCGGACTGGAACCGCTGGATGGTGGAGAGCTCAAGGTCGGCGAGACCGTGGAGATCTCGTATGTCGACCAGTCGCGCGGCGGCATCGACCCGAACAAGACACTGTGGGAGGTCGTGTCCGACGGGCTCGACTACATCCAGGTCGGAAAGACCGAGGTCCCGAGCCGGGCCTACGTGTCGACGTTCGGGTTCAAGGGTCCCGACCAGCAGAAGAAGGCAGGCGTGCTCTCCGGTGGTGAGCGGAACCGCCTGAACCTGGCGCTGACCCTGAAGCAGGGCGGCAATCTGTTGCTCCTCGACGAGCCGACGAACGATCTCGACGTCGAGACCCTGTCCAGCCTGGAGAACGCGCTGCTCGAGTTCCCCGGCTGCGCCGTGGTCATCACACACGACCGGTGGTTCCTCGACCGAATCGCGACGCACATCCTGGCATACGAGGGCACAGACGAGAACCCGGCCGACTGGTACTGGTTCGAGGGCAACTTCGAGGCGTACGAGGAGAACAAGGTGCAGCGCCTCGGCCCCGACGCAGCGAAGCCCCACCGCTCCGCCTACCGCAAGCTCACCCGTGACTGA
- a CDS encoding single-stranded DNA-binding protein encodes MPDTITATGLVGTIPSLTSVGNGLARLTFRLGSTQRKYNREGGSWENGETNWYTVVAFRRLAENAAESVAKGDRVVVHGRLRVSDWERDGRHGTAVDLIAESIGHDLLFGTTTFSRPQPAGGERSLSLAETAASATSEASGDAPLVDADGWALPGASGGGPGASVSDTGAGADALAVPEDDQLVDPEDSDDLVFASVEPPF; translated from the coding sequence ATGCCCGACACCATCACCGCGACGGGACTCGTGGGAACGATTCCGTCGCTCACATCCGTGGGCAACGGGCTGGCACGTTTGACGTTCCGGCTCGGCTCCACCCAGCGCAAGTACAACCGCGAGGGAGGTTCATGGGAGAACGGCGAGACCAACTGGTACACGGTGGTCGCGTTCCGACGTCTCGCCGAGAACGCCGCGGAGTCCGTCGCCAAGGGTGATCGCGTGGTCGTCCATGGGCGCCTGCGTGTGTCCGACTGGGAACGCGACGGACGCCACGGGACCGCCGTCGACCTGATCGCCGAGTCGATCGGGCACGACCTCCTGTTCGGAACGACCACGTTCTCGAGGCCGCAGCCGGCGGGCGGCGAGCGGTCGCTGTCGCTGGCAGAGACCGCGGCATCTGCGACGTCCGAGGCGTCCGGCGACGCGCCGCTCGTGGATGCCGACGGCTGGGCGCTGCCAGGAGCCTCGGGAGGCGGACCGGGCGCCTCGGTCAGTGATACCGGAGCAGGGGCCGATGCCCTCGCCGTTCCGGAGGATGACCAGCTCGTCGACCCCGAGGATTCGGACGACCTCGTGTTCGCATCCGTCGAGCCGCCGTTCTGA
- a CDS encoding aldo/keto reductase: protein MTYVAADDRYDSMIYRRTGRSGLDLPAVSLGFWHNFGDGRPIDTQRAIVRRAFDLGVTHFDLANNYGPPAGSAERNVGRILAEDFRQYRDELIVSTKAGYHMHSGPYGEWGSRKYMLSSLDASLGRLGLDYVDIYYSHRPDPNTPIEETMGALATAVRQGKALYVGVSNYSPEQTRAAAAALATEGVPLLIHQPSYSMFNRHVEDGLLTTLDELGIGSIVFSPLQQGLLTDRYLGGSVPSDSRAATSVFLHAENITQDYLDKARALNEIASQRGQSLAQLALTWVLRHPQVTSALIGASNVAQLEQNIAAVHAAPLSADELAAIEPLAVDGTGRA from the coding sequence ATGACATACGTTGCCGCCGACGACCGATACGACTCGATGATCTACCGCCGCACCGGACGCAGCGGGCTCGACCTGCCCGCTGTTTCTCTGGGCTTCTGGCACAACTTCGGGGACGGGCGGCCTATCGACACGCAGCGTGCGATCGTCCGTCGCGCGTTCGACCTCGGCGTCACGCACTTCGACCTGGCGAACAACTACGGGCCTCCCGCGGGCTCTGCCGAGCGAAACGTCGGCCGCATCCTTGCTGAGGACTTCCGTCAATACCGGGACGAGTTGATCGTCTCGACGAAGGCGGGCTATCACATGCACTCCGGCCCCTACGGGGAGTGGGGCTCGCGCAAGTACATGCTGTCGTCGCTCGACGCGTCGCTGGGCCGCCTCGGCCTCGACTATGTCGACATCTACTACTCGCACCGCCCGGACCCGAACACTCCGATCGAAGAGACCATGGGCGCGCTCGCGACAGCGGTGCGTCAGGGCAAGGCGCTCTACGTCGGTGTCTCGAACTACAGTCCGGAGCAGACTCGGGCTGCTGCCGCGGCCCTGGCGACGGAGGGTGTGCCGCTCCTCATCCATCAGCCGAGCTACTCGATGTTCAACCGGCACGTGGAAGACGGCCTGCTCACGACCCTCGACGAGCTGGGCATCGGCTCGATCGTGTTCTCCCCGCTGCAGCAGGGACTGCTCACGGACCGCTACCTCGGGGGATCCGTCCCCAGCGACTCACGCGCGGCGACGAGCGTCTTCCTGCACGCCGAGAACATCACTCAGGACTATCTCGACAAGGCCCGTGCGCTCAACGAGATCGCCTCCCAGCGGGGTCAGTCGCTTGCGCAACTCGCGCTGACCTGGGTGCTGCGGCATCCGCAGGTCACCAGCGCCCTGATCGGGGCCTCCAACGTGGCGCAGCTCGAGCAGAACATCGCAGCAGTGCACGCCGCGCCGCTCTCCGCGGACGAGCTCGCCGCCATCGAGCCGCTCGCGGTCGACGGCACCGGCCGGGCCTGA